A window of Psychromonas sp. CNPT3 contains these coding sequences:
- a CDS encoding pyridoxal phosphate-dependent aminotransferase codes for MYRVEKSHKLDNVCYDIRGPVLKQAQKLEDEGQRILKLNIGNPASFGFEAPEEVLMDVIKHLPQSQGYCDSKGLFSARKAVMQHYQEKGLLSLDIDDIYIGNGVSELIVMSMQALLNNGDELLIPSPDYPLWTAATHLSGGKAVHYICDEQAGWFPDIDDIKSKITSRTKGIVLINPNNPTGAVYSKELLEQIIELARQHNLIVFSDEIYSKIVYDDAKHIPLATLADDILIVTFDGLSKAYRVCGFRVGWMMISGLKRQAQDYIAGLEILASMRLCANVPMQHAIQTSLGGYQSINELIIPGGRLYDQTQGAWKLLNEIPGVSCTKPNGSLYLFPKLDQKRFNIKDDQRFVMDLLMEKKILVVQGTGFNWASPDHFRIVCLPHMDELSTAIHRIGDFLETYRQ; via the coding sequence ATGTACCGCGTTGAAAAGTCCCATAAATTAGATAATGTTTGTTATGACATTCGGGGCCCTGTCCTTAAACAAGCTCAAAAGTTAGAAGATGAGGGCCAACGGATCCTCAAATTAAACATAGGCAATCCGGCCTCTTTTGGCTTTGAAGCACCCGAAGAAGTATTAATGGATGTGATCAAACATCTTCCTCAAAGCCAAGGATATTGTGACAGCAAAGGTTTATTTTCTGCGCGCAAAGCGGTGATGCAGCATTACCAAGAAAAAGGCTTATTATCACTCGATATCGACGATATCTATATTGGTAATGGGGTCAGTGAATTGATTGTTATGTCGATGCAGGCCTTGCTTAATAACGGCGATGAACTGTTAATACCCTCTCCTGATTACCCTTTATGGACAGCGGCCACCCATCTTTCTGGTGGTAAAGCGGTGCACTACATTTGTGATGAACAAGCGGGATGGTTTCCTGACATTGATGATATCAAATCGAAAATCACATCTAGAACCAAAGGGATTGTGTTAATTAATCCCAATAACCCAACGGGTGCGGTTTACTCTAAAGAGTTACTTGAGCAAATTATTGAGCTTGCAAGACAGCATAATTTAATTGTATTTTCCGATGAGATTTACTCTAAAATTGTCTATGACGATGCTAAACATATCCCTTTAGCAACGCTCGCTGATGATATTTTAATTGTGACCTTTGATGGCCTTTCTAAAGCTTACCGCGTGTGTGGGTTTCGTGTTGGCTGGATGATGATAAGTGGGCTTAAGCGCCAAGCACAAGATTATATAGCAGGACTTGAGATCCTTGCAAGTATGCGCCTGTGTGCCAACGTACCCATGCAGCATGCTATCCAAACATCCCTTGGTGGCTATCAAAGTATTAATGAGTTGATTATTCCTGGTGGACGTTTGTATGATCAAACCCAAGGTGCTTGGAAGTTATTGAATGAGATCCCTGGCGTAAGTTGTACTAAACCCAATGGATCGTTATATCTTTTTCCTAAATTAGACCAAAAACGTTTTAACATTAAAGACGACCAACGTTTTGTTATGGACTTATTAATGGAGAAAAAAATATTAGTCGTACAAGGCACCGGTTTTAACTGGGCAAGCCCAGATCATTTCCGAATTGTGTGCTTACCGCATATGGATGAGCTAAGCACCGCTATCCATCGTATTGGTGATTTCCTCGAGACTTATCGCCAATAA
- the folD gene encoding bifunctional methylenetetrahydrofolate dehydrogenase/methenyltetrahydrofolate cyclohydrolase FolD: MTAQIIDGKAIAKIITDKVAQGVAQRVAQGARVPGLAVILVGGDSASQIYVKSKRKLCEKVGFLSQGYDLPTTTTQDELLELIDKLNNDPCIDGILVQFPLPDGLDETQVIERIDPQKDVDGFHPYNVGRLAQRIPLLRACTPRGIITMLEHIGVDVRGQHAVVVGASNIVGRPMGLELLLAGCTTTICHRFTKDLESHVNKADILVVARGQAHFIPGKWIKKGAVVFDVGINRLDSGKITGDVEFEEAKTRAAWITPVPGGVGPMTVATLIENTLFACNEFHSS, translated from the coding sequence ATGACGGCACAGATCATTGATGGTAAAGCAATTGCAAAAATAATTACAGATAAAGTGGCACAAGGCGTCGCGCAACGCGTAGCTCAAGGCGCTCGTGTACCCGGCCTCGCGGTGATATTAGTCGGAGGGGATAGCGCCTCACAAATTTATGTAAAAAGTAAACGTAAATTGTGTGAAAAAGTGGGATTTCTTTCTCAAGGCTATGATCTTCCAACGACGACAACACAAGATGAATTATTGGAATTAATTGACAAACTAAATAATGATCCTTGCATTGATGGTATTTTAGTGCAATTTCCCCTCCCTGATGGACTCGATGAAACACAAGTGATTGAGCGTATTGATCCGCAAAAAGACGTTGATGGTTTTCATCCTTACAATGTAGGCCGTTTAGCGCAGCGCATACCTTTACTGCGAGCCTGTACGCCACGTGGCATCATTACCATGCTTGAGCATATTGGCGTTGATGTGCGAGGACAGCATGCCGTAGTGGTGGGAGCCTCTAATATTGTTGGTCGCCCAATGGGCCTTGAATTATTACTTGCCGGCTGCACAACCACTATTTGTCACCGTTTTACGAAAGATCTAGAATCGCACGTGAATAAGGCGGATATTTTAGTCGTAGCGCGTGGTCAAGCGCATTTTATTCCCGGAAAATGGATAAAAAAAGGGGCGGTTGTTTTTGATGTGGGTATTAACCGTTTAGATTCGGGTAAAATTACCGGTGATGTTGAGTTTGAAGAAGCAAAAACGCGTGCAGCTTGGATAACGCCTGTACCTGGTGGTGTTGGACCGATGACGGTTGCAACACTCATTGAAAATACACTTTTTGCTTGTAATGAATTTCATTCGAGCTAA